A genome region from Wielerella bovis includes the following:
- a CDS encoding DUF4407 domain-containing protein → MKTHLFSTIFFLLAGLFSPLVYAQTTYICVINDKPYYTTQKTGRQCYISALNSTAHTPLALATQTPNTIIDAPIIQTVDSSNTIEPIESTTSVPQTINDEISRIWNTTEYGSFDDTIIIPPTSKPITDTTQQTTKSKTIVRNKPKSKTRIQTAKVVAIPAKSPVLTRRQVLQKEIDREKLALRTAQTRLTAAQKSGNTATIARLNTLINDRQQNLSALEAEMRK, encoded by the coding sequence ATGAAAACCCATTTATTTTCAACAATATTTTTCCTACTTGCAGGTTTATTTAGCCCCCTCGTATACGCCCAAACAACCTATATCTGCGTGATTAATGATAAACCCTACTACACCACCCAAAAAACAGGTAGACAATGTTATATTTCAGCACTCAACAGCACTGCTCACACACCATTAGCTCTTGCCACACAAACACCCAATACCATCATAGATGCACCAATCATACAAACTGTGGACAGCAGCAATACAATAGAACCCATTGAGTCAACAACCAGCGTTCCTCAAACCATTAACGATGAAATCAGTCGCATTTGGAACACAACGGAATACGGTTCATTTGATGATACGATAATTATTCCACCCACATCTAAACCAATTACAGATACTACTCAACAAACCACTAAAAGTAAAACCATCGTTCGCAATAAACCCAAAAGCAAAACCCGAATCCAAACAGCAAAAGTTGTTGCCATACCAGCTAAATCACCAGTTTTAACCCGTCGCCAAGTTCTACAAAAAGAAATTGACCGCGAAAAACTAGCGTTGCGTACAGCACAAACAAGACTGACTGCCGCACAAAAATCAGGTAATACCGCAACGATTGCACGCTTAAATACATTAATCAACGATAGACAACAAAATTTATCGGCTTTAGAAGCAGAAATGCGCAAATAA
- a CDS encoding UDP-glucose:protein N-beta-glucosyltransferase, with the protein MSTSSTPQQNPSVERFEQAVAAKNYEAACQEFLAILGKLDANFGGLQNIDMAYPNQLNGMGYEVVKHFCTRVATAATTLFTDPALSISEAGAQRFLLLQRWINMVFASSPYVNADHILATYNRNPEPNSLWKAMSLDSNKSAFYKFAIMYLPESNVDLNFQMLWDADPDLCASLCFALQSPRFIGTKAAFTKRGNILQWFPEKLATLPNLNKVPSNISHDVYMHCSYDVAANKHNVKDALNQVIRRHLLEYGWKDRDVSKIAYKNGKPVMVVLLEHFHSAHSIYRTHSTSMVAAREHFHLIGIGGPAVDQAGREVFDEFHEIERSSIIDKLLSIREICEQVQPAILYMPSIGMDMAPIFLSNTRVAPIQAVALGHPGTTHSPFIEYVVVEDDYVGSEECFSEKLLRLPKDALPYVPSALAPNEVKCRLRNHPEVVQIGIASTTMKLNPYFLEACKAIRDRAKVKVHFHFALGQSSGVTHPYVERFLKSYLGNDVTAHPHQGYDKYLETLNQCDMMINPFPFGNTNGIIDMVTLGLVGVCKTGPEVHEHIDEGLFKRLGLPEWLITKTADDYVACAIRLAENHEERLALRRYIIENNGLKTLFTGDPRPMGRVFLQKLQEWGAANGIMIGEQTTEPNAEKATKKTSAKKAQTKKTEPKGSSTKNTSVKKNNRVKK; encoded by the coding sequence ATGTCTACTTCGTCTACCCCACAACAAAATCCCAGCGTAGAACGTTTTGAACAAGCCGTTGCTGCCAAAAATTATGAAGCAGCTTGTCAAGAATTTTTAGCCATTTTAGGAAAACTAGATGCCAACTTTGGTGGATTGCAAAATATTGATATGGCTTATCCTAATCAATTAAATGGCATGGGATATGAAGTGGTTAAACATTTTTGTACACGCGTTGCCACCGCTGCAACCACTTTATTCACCGACCCAGCATTGTCTATCAGCGAAGCAGGCGCACAACGTTTTTTATTGTTGCAACGTTGGATTAATATGGTGTTTGCATCATCGCCTTACGTCAATGCCGACCACATTTTGGCAACCTATAATCGCAATCCTGAACCCAACTCTTTGTGGAAAGCCATGAGCTTGGATAGCAATAAATCTGCATTTTACAAATTTGCGATTATGTATCTGCCAGAATCTAATGTAGATTTGAATTTCCAAATGTTATGGGATGCCGACCCTGATTTATGCGCATCTTTATGTTTTGCTTTGCAATCACCTCGCTTTATTGGCACAAAAGCAGCATTTACCAAACGCGGCAATATTCTGCAATGGTTCCCTGAAAAATTGGCAACATTGCCCAACTTGAACAAAGTCCCAAGTAACATTAGCCATGATGTTTATATGCATTGCAGTTATGACGTTGCCGCCAATAAACACAATGTAAAAGACGCATTGAACCAAGTCATTCGCCGTCATTTACTAGAATACGGCTGGAAAGACCGCGATGTTAGCAAAATTGCTTATAAAAATGGCAAACCTGTTATGGTGGTTTTGCTGGAACATTTCCATTCTGCGCATTCCATTTATCGCACACATTCCACTTCTATGGTTGCTGCACGTGAACATTTTCATCTGATTGGTATCGGTGGACCAGCCGTTGACCAAGCGGGACGAGAAGTATTTGATGAGTTCCACGAAATTGAACGCAGCAGCATAATAGATAAATTATTAAGCATTCGTGAAATATGTGAACAAGTACAACCTGCTATTTTGTATATGCCAAGCATCGGTATGGACATGGCACCGATTTTTTTAAGCAACACGCGCGTTGCCCCGATTCAAGCTGTTGCCTTGGGACACCCAGGTACAACACATTCGCCATTCATTGAATATGTAGTTGTAGAAGACGATTACGTTGGCAGCGAAGAATGTTTCAGCGAAAAATTATTGCGTTTACCCAAAGATGCACTGCCCTATGTACCATCGGCATTAGCACCTAACGAGGTAAAATGCCGTTTGCGCAATCACCCAGAAGTTGTACAAATCGGTATTGCATCAACCACCATGAAATTAAACCCTTATTTCTTGGAAGCATGCAAAGCCATTCGCGACCGTGCCAAAGTTAAAGTACATTTCCATTTTGCATTGGGGCAATCCAGCGGTGTCACACATCCGTATGTAGAACGTTTCCTAAAATCTTATTTGGGCAACGATGTTACCGCCCATCCACATCAAGGTTACGATAAATATTTGGAAACCTTGAATCAATGCGACATGATGATTAACCCATTCCCATTTGGCAACACCAACGGCATCATTGACATGGTAACACTTGGTTTGGTGGGCGTATGCAAAACAGGTCCAGAAGTACACGAACACATTGACGAAGGTTTGTTCAAACGCTTGGGCTTGCCAGAATGGTTGATTACCAAAACCGCCGATGACTATGTTGCTTGCGCGATTCGTTTAGCTGAAAACCATGAAGAACGCTTGGCATTACGTCGCTATATCATTGAAAACAATGGCTTAAAAACCCTGTTTACTGGCGACCCTCGCCCAATGGGACGTGTATTCTTGCAAAAACTGCAAGAATGGGGTGCAGCAAATGGCATCATGATTGGCGAACAAACTACTGAACCAAATGCTGAAAAAGCCACTAAAAAAACATCTGCCAAAAAAGCCCAAACGAAAAAAACTGAGCCAAAAGGCAGTAGCACCAAAAACACTTCTGTGAAAAAAAATAATCGTGTTAAAAAATAA
- the ileS gene encoding isoleucine--tRNA ligase, with product MSDYSKTVHLFESPFPMRGNLAKREPAWVKQWQDEKRYQKLRQKAAGRPKFILHDGPPYANGDIHIGHAVNKILKDIIIRSKTLAGFDAPYVPGWDCHGLPIEVMVEKLHGKDMPAGKFRELCREYASEQIARQKKDFIRLGIMGDWEQPYLTMDYKTEADTVRTLGEIYKAGYLYRGAKPVQFCLDCGSSLAEAEVEYRDKVSPAIDVAYPFHDNAALAKAFRLPELSGECFAVIWTTTPWTLPASQAISAGADIVYQLIDTPRGKLVLAKELAEAALARFGFAGSPVLAETTGAALEHLVLSHPFLQRDILMLNGDHVTTEAGTGLVHTAPAHGLEDYIVCNKYKIELYNPVNAQGRYISEVPRLAGMHVFEQGNAAIIEWLNENNVLLSNKKLEHSYAHCWRHKTPLIYRATAQWFIGMDKAGTSGNTLRNNALKAVDNTEFFPAWGRARLQAMIEGRPDWVVSRQRSWGTPMVFFVHKETGELHPNSAEYLEQVCKLIEQKGINAWFDLDKAEILSPEDCEVYDKLTDTMDVWFDSGSTHYSVVKQRPELAYPADLYLEGSDQHRGWFQSSMLTGCATIGRAPYKQLLTHGFVVDQNGHKMSKSLGNVVAPQEVYNEFGADILRLWTAATDYSGELAISKEILKRVTESYRRIRNTLSFLFANLKDFNPVEDTVPFADMVEIDRYALLLARQLQERIAGDYYPRYAFHFAVQDLVQFCSEDLGSFYLDILKDRLYTTKADGHARRSAQTALYHITRSLVLLMSPVLCFTAEEAWDIIGGGEEDSVLYHTLHNFPTISATSETELLSKWTAIRTARATVNAAIEPLRADKSIGSSLQAEVLLTAPTDVFSALDTLGDELKFVMLVSSIHVQQGDELAAQVTVSNAQKCERCWHYTPNVGTVAAHPTLCTRCVENIEGSGESRHHV from the coding sequence ATGTCCGATTACAGCAAAACCGTCCATTTATTTGAATCGCCTTTCCCTATGCGCGGCAATCTTGCCAAGCGTGAACCAGCATGGGTTAAACAATGGCAAGACGAAAAACGTTATCAAAAACTGCGTCAAAAAGCCGCAGGTCGCCCAAAATTCATTTTGCACGATGGTCCGCCGTATGCCAACGGCGATATTCACATCGGTCATGCGGTCAATAAAATTTTGAAAGACATCATTATCCGCAGCAAAACTTTGGCTGGCTTTGACGCGCCCTACGTTCCGGGGTGGGACTGTCATGGTTTGCCGATTGAAGTGATGGTGGAAAAATTACACGGCAAAGACATGCCCGCAGGCAAATTCCGCGAACTGTGCCGCGAATACGCCAGCGAACAAATTGCCCGTCAGAAAAAAGACTTTATCCGCTTGGGCATTATGGGCGATTGGGAACAACCCTATTTGACCATGGATTACAAAACCGAAGCCGACACCGTCCGCACTTTGGGCGAAATCTACAAAGCAGGTTATTTGTATCGCGGCGCGAAACCCGTCCAATTTTGCTTGGATTGTGGCTCGTCTTTGGCGGAAGCAGAAGTGGAATACCGCGACAAGGTTTCCCCAGCCATTGATGTGGCGTATCCATTTCACGATAACGCAGCGTTGGCAAAAGCATTCAGGCTGCCTGAACTTTCGGGCGAATGTTTTGCCGTGATTTGGACAACCACCCCTTGGACACTCCCAGCCAGCCAAGCGATTTCTGCGGGCGCGGACATTGTTTATCAATTGATTGATACGCCACGCGGCAAATTGGTGTTGGCGAAAGAATTGGCAGAAGCCGCATTGGCACGATTTGGTTTTGCAGGCAGCCCTGTGTTGGCGGAAACCACAGGTGCAGCATTGGAACATTTGGTTTTGTCGCACCCATTTTTGCAACGCGATATTTTGATGTTAAACGGCGACCACGTTACCACCGAAGCAGGTACAGGTTTGGTGCATACTGCGCCTGCACATGGTTTGGAAGACTATATTGTTTGCAATAAATACAAAATTGAATTGTATAACCCTGTGAACGCGCAAGGACGTTACATCAGCGAAGTACCGCGTTTGGCAGGTATGCACGTGTTTGAACAAGGCAATGCGGCGATTATTGAATGGCTGAATGAAAACAATGTGTTATTGTCTAATAAAAAATTGGAACACAGTTACGCGCATTGTTGGCGACACAAAACGCCCCTGATTTACCGCGCCACCGCACAATGGTTTATCGGCATGGACAAAGCAGGTACATCAGGCAACACCTTGCGCAACAATGCCCTAAAAGCAGTAGATAATACCGAATTTTTCCCTGCATGGGGACGTGCGCGTTTACAAGCTATGATTGAAGGTCGCCCCGATTGGGTGGTGTCGCGCCAACGTTCATGGGGTACGCCTATGGTGTTTTTTGTGCATAAAGAAACAGGCGAACTGCACCCTAATTCTGCCGAATATTTGGAACAAGTTTGCAAACTGATTGAACAAAAAGGCATTAACGCATGGTTTGATTTGGACAAAGCAGAAATCTTGTCGCCCGAAGATTGTGAAGTGTACGATAAACTAACCGACACAATGGACGTATGGTTTGATTCAGGCAGCACCCATTATTCAGTTGTGAAACAACGCCCTGAATTAGCATATCCTGCTGACTTATATTTGGAAGGCAGCGACCAACATCGCGGTTGGTTCCAATCGTCCATGCTCACAGGTTGCGCCACCATTGGGCGTGCGCCGTATAAACAACTATTAACACACGGTTTTGTGGTTGACCAAAATGGACATAAAATGTCCAAATCTTTGGGCAATGTAGTTGCACCGCAGGAAGTGTACAATGAATTTGGCGCGGATATTTTGCGCCTGTGGACAGCTGCGACCGATTATTCGGGCGAATTGGCGATTTCCAAAGAAATTTTGAAACGTGTAACTGAAAGTTACCGTCGCATTCGCAATACGTTGAGCTTTTTGTTTGCTAATTTAAAAGATTTCAACCCAGTTGAAGACACCGTACCATTTGCCGATATGGTAGAAATTGACCGTTATGCCTTGTTGTTAGCGCGACAACTGCAAGAACGCATTGCTGGTGATTATTATCCACGCTACGCCTTCCATTTTGCGGTACAAGATTTGGTGCAATTTTGTTCAGAGGATTTGGGTTCATTCTATTTGGACATATTAAAAGACCGTTTGTATACCACCAAAGCAGACGGACACGCGCGCCGAAGCGCACAAACCGCTTTGTATCATATTACACGCAGTTTGGTTTTGCTGATGTCGCCTGTGTTGTGTTTCACGGCGGAAGAAGCGTGGGACATTATCGGTGGTGGCGAAGAAGATAGCGTGTTGTATCACACTTTACACAACTTCCCAACCATCTCTGCTACTAGCGAAACAGAATTATTGAGCAAATGGACAGCAATCCGCACTGCTCGCGCTACTGTAAATGCAGCAATTGAACCTCTGCGTGCCGACAAATCCATTGGTTCATCACTACAAGCGGAAGTGTTATTAACTGCACCTACCGATGTATTCTCAGCCCTTGACACGCTGGGAGATGAATTGAAATTTGTGATGTTGGTATCCTCTATTCATGTACAACAAGGCGATGAATTAGCCGCACAAGTTACCGTATCTAATGCACAAAAATGTGAACGTTGTTGGCACTACACACCAAACGTGGGAACAGTTGCAGCGCATCCAACCCTATGTACACGATGTGTAGAGAATATTGAAGGTAGTGGCGAAAGTCGTCATCATGTATGA
- a CDS encoding MliC family protein: MKKIAFLATAAVLALSACSQTSAPQSHNHHNHHNHSVATHTASSLSDQVFTCQNGMTATVKHNVGEDKIRLHVDTIESSTILSLAPSGSGERYINANGFYNKATEFHMKGKEAAFNFQDPYGNQVQTACYSK, from the coding sequence ATGAAAAAAATTGCATTTTTAGCAACGGCTGCTGTTTTAGCATTGAGCGCGTGCAGTCAAACTTCTGCACCACAATCGCATAATCATCACAACCATCACAACCATTCTGTTGCGACTCATACCGCAAGCAGCTTGTCTGACCAAGTATTTACTTGCCAAAATGGTATGACGGCTACTGTGAAACACAATGTGGGCGAAGATAAAATCCGTTTGCATGTGGACACGATTGAAAGCAGCACTATTTTGAGCCTTGCTCCATCGGGTTCGGGTGAGCGTTATATCAATGCCAATGGTTTTTATAATAAAGCCACCGAGTTTCATATGAAAGGCAAAGAAGCTGCATTCAACTTCCAAGACCCTTATGGTAATCAAGTGCAAACGGCTTGTTATAGCAAATAA
- a CDS encoding MliC family protein: MKKIVLTVSAVALALGMNVAQAAPKKVTGQKFECKNGATVTMKRLGGDKVRVYVDTIGASTILRAAPTGSGERYISNRGFYKKGTEFQVKGKDAHLIFNDPYKNVVETSCRRK, translated from the coding sequence ATGAAAAAAATCGTATTGACTGTTTCTGCTGTTGCTTTGGCTTTGGGCATGAATGTTGCGCAAGCGGCACCCAAAAAAGTAACAGGGCAAAAATTTGAATGCAAAAACGGTGCGACTGTTACGATGAAACGCTTGGGTGGCGACAAAGTGCGTGTTTATGTGGATACGATTGGTGCAAGCACTATTTTGCGAGCTGCTCCAACGGGTTCAGGCGAACGCTACATCAGCAATCGTGGTTTCTACAAAAAAGGTACGGAGTTTCAAGTGAAAGGTAAAGATGCACACTTGATTTTCAACGACCCCTATAAAAATGTGGTGGAAACTTCTTGCCGTAGAAAATAA
- a CDS encoding MliC family protein encodes MKIKHFMIVSAFAALAACTNNPNNTSAPAQPVKTETAASTQTQVSNLHSGDSRVFVCENGMTANVTYMIDEREDKENAIHLNVDTIGASAHLTQKVSASGERYAADKGFYDKATEWHEKGGEAYFEFTDPYGNKTETTCNVKTK; translated from the coding sequence ATGAAAATCAAACACTTCATGATTGTTTCTGCGTTTGCAGCATTGGCAGCGTGTACCAACAATCCAAATAATACTTCTGCTCCAGCGCAGCCTGTTAAAACAGAAACTGCTGCATCTACTCAAACACAAGTGAGCAATCTGCATTCTGGCGATAGTCGTGTGTTTGTATGTGAAAACGGCATGACTGCTAATGTAACTTATATGATTGATGAGCGTGAGGATAAAGAAAACGCCATTCATTTGAATGTGGATACCATTGGTGCGAGCGCGCATTTGACACAAAAAGTTTCTGCTTCGGGCGAACGTTATGCTGCGGATAAGGGTTTTTATGATAAAGCAACCGAATGGCATGAAAAAGGTGGCGAGGCTTATTTTGAATTTACTGACCCTTATGGTAATAAAACCGAAACAACATGTAATGTCAAAACGAAATAA
- a CDS encoding thiamine ABC transporter substrate-binding protein — MNKIHATLLCLSIMLTASAWAKTEVRLAVHDSYDLPKEVVAKFEQQNDAKVSVIKLGDGNEMLNRLILTRNGTVLADAVFGLDNNTVLKAYEAGILAANQPKSVPTIVSLPHILAVDYGFISLNYDKKWFAEKKLPLPQSLADLAKPAYKNLLAMPNPNTSTPGLAFLLANISGLGEEAAFKWWGDMRQNGVKITKGWSEAYYTDFTLNGGSRPIIVGYASSPAAEVFYSKGKLKTPNMGNLFLQGGSYVQIEGAAVLNKAKQPELAEKLVQFLQNPAVQQSVTTSMWVYPAVKNTRHHPIIVHTSAPNNAEFLPAAQVNAKQKAWLARWTKTVLR; from the coding sequence ATGAATAAAATTCATGCAACATTATTGTGTTTATCTATTATGCTGACTGCAAGCGCGTGGGCAAAAACCGAAGTGCGTTTGGCGGTACATGATTCGTATGATTTGCCCAAAGAAGTAGTGGCAAAATTTGAACAACAAAATGATGCGAAAGTGTCGGTCATCAAATTAGGTGATGGTAATGAGATGCTCAACCGTTTGATTTTGACGAGAAATGGTACGGTTTTGGCAGATGCGGTGTTTGGGCTGGATAATAATACGGTGTTGAAAGCATACGAAGCAGGTATTTTGGCAGCCAATCAGCCAAAAAGTGTGCCTACAATTGTTTCGCTGCCACATATTTTGGCGGTAGATTATGGTTTTATTTCTTTGAATTATGATAAAAAATGGTTTGCGGAGAAAAAATTGCCTTTGCCACAATCGTTGGCAGATTTGGCAAAACCAGCATATAAAAATTTGTTGGCGATGCCTAATCCCAATACATCTACCCCAGGTTTGGCGTTTTTATTAGCCAATATTAGTGGTTTGGGTGAAGAAGCGGCTTTTAAATGGTGGGGCGATATGCGACAAAATGGGGTTAAAATTACCAAAGGTTGGTCGGAAGCGTATTATACCGATTTTACTTTGAACGGCGGTTCGCGTCCTATTATTGTGGGATATGCCAGCAGTCCTGCGGCGGAAGTTTTTTATAGTAAAGGAAAATTGAAAACGCCGAATATGGGTAATTTGTTTTTGCAAGGTGGTAGTTATGTGCAGATTGAAGGTGCGGCGGTGTTGAATAAAGCCAAGCAGCCTGAATTGGCGGAAAAATTGGTGCAATTTTTACAAAATCCTGCGGTACAACAATCGGTTACAACTTCTATGTGGGTGTACCCTGCGGTGAAAAATACGCGGCATCATCCCATTATTGTTCATACATCAGCACCGAATAATGCAGAATTTTTGCCCGCAGCACAGGTCAATGCCAAACAAAAAGCATGGTTGGCGCGGTGGACAAAAACGGTATTGCGGTAA